The genomic DNA gctgtagcattaagattgCTTTAAGGGTACCGACCAAacaccatgaaaaacagccccagaccacAAACTTCTGGCCACGTAGCgcatttacatatatacatgacAAGAAAAGCTCTAATTCCATCCATCTTCCTCACATGAGGTGAAGACTGACCTGAGCGAGGTACTCTCTTATGCGTTCCTCCAGGTACTCTGGGACTTCCATGTTCAGGGGgcgtctctctcgctctccagcctccctcacctcctctcgATGGTACTTGGCATGAGTCAGCGGGTTGTTGTCTTtatccagcagctccagctcctgGACCAGATGATACATATGTTAACACGGCTCTGACATGCAGGTAAAAGGTATAGCAGTTTTCCTAAGTTATCCTCACCTTCAGTTTCATGCAGGCAAGAGCTGccgctctcctctctgctgtcactcGGTTGCTCGCTGTGGCCGAGAATGTCATCTCCTCTGGCCAGTGCAGGGTCAGCTCACACTTCTTTAGCTTCCCTCCCGTAGTTTTGTACTGCATTAGCTCCTGTAGAGATATGAGAGAGACAAGTTTAGAATACATGAGGAGTTAAGAGTGCTTACCGTTGATTTGGGCAAAGGATGAAAGCTACCGACCCTGTTCCTGTTGGAAGATGTGGCCACCTGGATGACCCTGGTGAGGAGAGATTTAGGTTGTGGAAACAGGGAAAGAGCTTCAGAGATGTTGGTGTCTTCTTCGGGAGACAtccattgtttttgttcatctGCTTTCGCTCTAGACACGTGGACATTTTGCGTCCACGAGTCATCGTCCTTATCATAAAGAGCTGAATGTAgcccccctctccccctgccAGCTCTTCTGGGAAGCTGATTATTTGGACCAATGACACCCATCTCCTgtacacaaagagagaggggaaggggagagatgaggagcaaATACCACTCCAGACTGGCaagacaaaatggaaatatgtgtCTACTTTTTACAGTCTGAAGTCACTGCAGCTTACTCTGAGCTTGAgacaagcagcagctgcagcaaacCGCTCTGCATCGATCTTCTTGGAGGCATGACCCTCCTCTTCAATCTTGCAGGGCCACTGTAGTGTGACAGTGACTTTCTACGGGAACAAAGTTACAAACACGAAACTTAAATTTAGCTACGAGAGGCATTAGCTCTCAAATGACATGATGTGTCCAGAAACCCTCATCTCATTATGTCCTCAGCTCTGACCTTGACACCTTCATGTTCCGTGCAGCTGTACTGGATGAGCTGGGACAGGTCGTTGACCCCCAGTGAACGCGAGATGGTGTTATTCAAGAGACCTTTAGGATCTGGGAACTCCTTCAAGAGGTTTGGGCTTACGTTACctaaacagtaaaaacaaaaaggtcagacacacagcaaGGCCAACGATATTTTATTTCCACTCTAACCTTAGGCAAACTGGTAAGAAAGACCCCGAGATACAAGCCTGAGTGGCATGTTTTAACACGATGGATGTCCTTGAGGTTTAGCGCTGCTGCAAGCTGTCACCTGTTAGCCTGTTTGGCTAACTACCGTTTTCACTCACCTCGTTTAGTCTGTAAATATGATGTGTCGTGTCCCTGAACGCTTCGTGCTTTTGTCCGATACCACCGCATTTCGCTGCCCCAGTTGGACGCAGTTTTGCCTCCTGTGTGAACACATTTGGCAATATTGCACAGCGCTCTGAGCCGCACGAGTAAAACACCGGGTAGCGCCATCTTTAAACTacaacttcttcttctgcggCAGTGACACCGTTTGTCCACAGCGACACCCTTTGGTGAATACTATAACTCATGGGTATACCAAGTTAGCGCTATTAAAACTAATCCCTtaaaataactataataatgaattaatcttTAATTTAGCCCAGAAAAATCTGTCCATGAATTTACACAATAATATGGAATATTTGTCCTATGTATTAATATATTCATTAAGTTCTCAAAAGGCAAACACCAAACCCCAATTACCAAGTTAAGTAGAATTTAAGGGGTGCATGACTTTCCCTTTAATTTACACATTACTTTGAAATATCCATCCCAAATGGAAGGACAACTGTGTCTTGAAGGTAGCTCAGCATCTCTTCTCAACTGTAACCGCTCCAGATGGTGGTGGATTATTaagaaacacagtaaatatgtcCTTGAAAAAGGTGCCTACCCTGAGAGTTTCTGTTGAACAGCAGCTGAGTAAATAGAAGTTTcatgaataaatcaatacacattcacaagtagaaaaaaaacaggtattCTACACAGTTACGTAAACTCTGAGCAAATGAacttaatgtttaattatttgtgtttcatCCTGTTATATAGGAATGACATTTCCCTGCTTAAGCTGGAGAAAAGTGCTGTGATCAATGACAACGTTGCAATATCTTCCAGGGTGACTGTAAGGGCAGAGATGGTAAGAGGTATGTACAAGGAGTGACAGGTTTTTTAGATGGATGGGGCTGTAATACCCCTCAGAGGCCCACAGTCTTTACTTCTGTGGCCACTTTCATCCCCTAGATCAGGGAGGTGAGGGAAGCCACAATAGCAATAatcaatcacatcacatgaaGACAGATAGTAAATAAAGGCTATTTGTGAAATGTACAGACTTAATCTTAAGTGTTATTTCCCTTCAGACCATGGCCCAAAACTGAAGAAGTGACGATACAACAATAAACTGTATAATGACATTTTCAGGTTATATCTGTCTTGTATTTCATCAAAATATATACAGAttataacaaagaaaaacattttaatcagtttAAACGTTTGAAAAAGGACAGGACAAAGATAAACCAACATATACGTATttaacatgtatgtttttgttatttatttgaatgGATTAAGGACTTTATTATGAACACATCTGGAAGTAAATCAACTGTATGTGGTTTGTGTGCCCTttaaaaagtattcaaaaacaacagactAAAGTAAACTTGTAGATACATTTGAACATGATGGTTGACTGATGGAAGTTTGGATTTGGACCAGCAGCAACATAAAACTTACATTATATCCCAACAACTGATCATTTGACAAGATTGTTTTCATTCGGCCACCTCGGTTTTTAAACTACTGCAGCGAGCTGTGTCAGTCATTACAACAGACCCTCATGGGTCTGAAGGTGTCCAGGTGAAGAAGTCGATTCCCTGAAGCTCCTTAGGTAAGTACTCCTGCTCTACAGGACCGCTGAAGGCTGGGTTGTATTTGTAGCCTTTAGCGTAGCCCAGTTGTTTCATCAGCTTGGTTGGGGCATTGCGAAGGTGCAGGGGGACAGGAGGCAGGGGGCCTTGGTGGTTCCTCAAACAGGCCTTCACATTAGCATAAGCCTTGTAGATCTGCACAGACTTGGGTGCTCGTGCCAGATAGACTGCACACTGAGCCAGTATCACCTGTTGAgcagtgaatgaaagaaaggtGGGTAACAGAAGTAAAGACACTGGGATACAACTATTGTAAGACTGGCTGAAAAATCAGGTTGATGTGTAAGCCTACCTCACACTCAGGCATCCCGATGAAGTGACAGGCTTGGAAGACGGACACAGCCTGAGGAAGAGCGGAGGGATCGGCCATACCTGAGAGAGACATGAGAGAAGAGACGGGAGACATCCAATCAGACTGCATTAAAAGATACTTTTTCTTACTCAAAAtgttctctttctcatttctctgtAAAAATTCTCTGCATAACTACATTTCAGCCAAGCCAATATCTTCTTTCCTGTAATAAAATAGTGCAAGCTGTCCATGGTCCCATATAGTGTTCCCATATAATCGTTAGGGACATTTTAATAAGCAATTTGCCCGTACGAAAATACTTGAAGTCTTCAGGTTCACCAGGCTATTAAAAGAAAGTGCTGTAaagtaaatgaatgataatTATACAGTATTATAGAGTAAATgctcaaaaataaacaaaaagctgaaatgatATAACTGATCATTTCACTTACCGACATCTTCGCTGGCAAAGCGGACCAGTCTGCGAGCCACATAGAGAGGATCCTCACCGCCCTCCAGCATGCGGCCCAGCCAGTAGAGAGATGCGTTCTCATTGGAGCCTCTCATGGACTTATGTAACGCTGAGATACAGTTGTAATGCTCCTCACCTTTGagtaacaaacacaaatacatcaatACATGTGGCAAGAAATGAAGACACATCATTCCATGGtctgaagaaacacacaaacacaaaggaacaAAAAAGACTGATCAGACCATGTAAAGCCATAATGAATCCATTAAGGTCATTAGTCAAGCTGAGGGACGGTTTCATCACCCTGTGAAGGGAACAGTAAATCTCAGTCTTTTGGGACAGCTGATGTGTTATGTAACAGGACAGCGTGGAGGACTGATGAAGTCTTAGATAGgatgaaagagtgagagggagtTATTCATGGTGAGGGGTAGGGTGGGAAAGTGTAAATGACTGGAGTGGAGTGGCTGAAACTACAGTATGTCGATGTTGGAGAAAGAGTAAATAAACATTGATTTACAACATACTAATTATAGTACTTTCCAGCACATCAATCTTTAGCAGTCATAGTTTTATATATCATTTTGTAAAGATACTGGGGCTCTACTTAAATGTGTGTACTGCAATATCCCCAagtgttacacacacaaaacaaacacgtgGCACTCCTAAGCAACCGTGAGCACGGCTATAAACACCCCCAGGTTATATGCATTGtggagtctttttttccctcttatcATTAATGCATTTCATACGAAAGCCGCATGACAGCATAGTGATCACAGTCCCTGGGAAGTAATATGATAGGGCTGTTAAGTTCAAAATCTCAAGTTATTTAGATGTTATTTAAAGTGATGAGTGCTGAGAGGATTTAAAGACGTGGATTTGTGAAATATGTAGCAATGACATGGTATTATTAGTTGGAAGTTTTATGTACAATGAGGTAGTCACTATAGATAAACCATCTTATATGGcataaattaaatttaatttctaTTAGGGATGCACATTTCCcttaattgttaaaaaaaaaaaaaaaaaactccaaaacttcaaaaaagaaaatgctgtgGCTCATAATTTGCAACAAAATCCAAAGTAAATTAATATTTGTTCAATATATTTCGATATAAAGTCGGAAcaatcaaaaaatattttgcacTTGTAATCAGGAACcaaatttaaaagaagaatgcaatctttttttctgatagCGTCTCACAGCCATCATTACTAATACttaaataataacagaaaagaaGTGTGTGGAAGTTCTTCACTTCACATATGGGAAGTTACTGGGTGCTTTGGTAAATCTAGGGAGCCCTGAAGTTGCACCTCCCAGACCTTTGGGGTTCAGAGGGGGTTACTTCGGTCTGTAAAAACTGTAACAttgacaaaataagcaaatcTGGGCTTACCAGCTTTATCATAGAGAATATGGGACCTCTGAAGACCTTCCTTGATGTGGTCCTCCTTTATCAGTATTTCCTGAGAACCATCTTGTCCTAACGGGTTGGGCCGAGCCAAGCTCACCTGAGCCTGAACAGCCAGCTGCAGACCATTGAGTCCTGCTCTTGCGTCACCATCACAAAGGTAGGCTATGGTGTCCAGAGCTTTTTGTTCAATGAAAATCTTTGGCCTGGGAAAACAATAACATATATCAGATATATTACATCAGTGTCAATAATcttaatatagaaataaataaataaaattccCTGAATGAATAATGACAACATGTACTACATCCCAAATATTAATGTTAAGTATTTTCTGCTCATTTAACAAGTCTGACAACGAAGTCACTGCAGCATTATCATATCACATGAATTCAAAGATACAAACTCAgataattgtttttttacaagGAATCCACCAAGGAAATCAGACTTTTACAGCAGTGCCAAAGACTTCTTCTCATCCTCATGTCAAACTGTCCCTGCTGACAAGCCCTCCGGAGGGTGCTGCTGTTTTTAGCTCCTCAGAACGCCAGACACCTCAAATGGTGACAGAATTCGACCCACGGCTCTCTTCAAGTATGCACAGGAAAAATAGTCAACATCCCTGGTGCCTGCCTTAATGCCAGCACTTCAACAATTTTCATTTCTGCTGATAACTGCCCAACAATAACTTTCTCcaagtacagtaaaaaaaaatgaataaaaacaaacaagaaacactATTATATTACATCACTCTGTTGCAATAATGCAAAGTGATCCTACTCATCACTTAGATGTTTATTGTATAAATGCAGTTCGACTATTTCTTCCAGAAAGCTGATTAATTATAAACTAAAGCGTTCCTCTGAAGTGAACCTGCTGAGTAGGTTAACTGTGTAGCataggttaccatggtgatttaGCCCGGATAAAAATGAGCCGGCTTTGTTCTGGTTTAAACCCCAAGTTAGCTGGCTAACCCTTTAATCTCGCCACATGTTACAGGCCCAGATTTCAGTGCATCCCAAACAATACATCTGACTCAAATATTTGATTATATCTCCGGTGTTCATCATCGCATACCAGCAGTTAGCAGCTGTCTCACGGTCTATAACTCATATGTTAATTCTTTTCTTTCAACGTATCAGACCAGATCAGAGCTGAGGGGATTCCTGCGGCTCCAACAACTACCAGTACACTCCTCCCATATGTTATCTAACTGAACCCACTAAGCCAGAAACAGAAGAGCAGAACAGGCCTCCCACTCAACCAAAGGATTTTGAGTTGTGGGGTGACACCCGGGCATGATGTGTGATACTGAGGGCTCTGTCCCCAAGGGAGCACTTACTCGTGTCCGTCTGATTGGTCTTGATCTTTGGGATTTGCTGGATCCTGTCCCAGGACTCTGATCCCCAGCGTGGCCACGGCCCTGTCCAGAATCGAGGCCATCGCCTCCACAGAGAGCTTCTCCAGAACCAGCACCCTGCACCTGCTCAGCAGGGCGGCATTCACCTGGAAGGACGGATTTTCTGTGGTTGCCCCGATCAGAGTTACCGTCCCGCACTCCACGTGAGGAAGGAAGGTGTCCTACAAGAgtaagtacttttttttaatactacTTCATTGGTTTATTTGCCTACCATGATCATAAGACAATGTAACTAACAACACTAGCATTACTATGTCTTTTCATGCTTTGATTCTTATCAGCTCATCAAGCCTGACTGAGCCTCCTTGCTAGCAGACATAGGGGTTTACTGTCGTGTAGCACAAGACTACAGTCTAAGAATTGTTTTCTACAGCCAAGGTTAAAGTGTAGGAAGCAAGCACATCCCTGAGCTACTGTATGTTGGCAGTTTAACTTAAAAAATGTGTGCATAAATTACAATGTTacaactgaaaaacaattaGTGCTACGCATGctctaaaatgaaataataacaattaattaTCTGTACACACATATTCAGTTTTAGAAGCAAAATAGGATctatttcttcttctactgACCCACAAACAATAATATATGTTTTCTGAGAATCAAAGAAAGGACCTGGTGGGTATTGTTTGAGAGAGGATCAACTGAGTGTTTATTTTGAGTGAGCACACTCTCATAATAGGCTATAGACGGGCTAGGCTACAAGCTAACCAGCTATTCCTGCAGAGACATTCTACCTGGTTTGGCAAAGGaaataacacattattttaaCAGCCCAGCATATAATCCCCCTTACAACCACAacttgacagagccaggcttgcagtttccccttgcttccagccttcatgctaagctaggctaaccatcTCTTGGCTGACAGACACAAGAGTCGTATTAATCTTCCTCTCTAATTCctagcatatttcccaaaatggcgAACTATTCTTTTAACCTCTATGACACAGAAATTTAGAAAAAATACACACCAGCTTGATGAACTGTATCAAATTATAGTTATTAAATAccagttttgtcattttgcctCAACAGTTATATTATACACTGGCTGGATTTTGAAGTTGCAGCTTACAATAAAAAGCACATCTTTCTGGTTCAACACTCCACCTGCTGGGATTTGTTGAAGCGGTGAATTTCATCAATGAACAGGATGGTCTTCCTCTTGCACAGTCGAAGCTCATTCTGCGCCTGCTTGATCACCTCTCGGACTTCATTGGTGGACGTGCTGGTGGCAGACAGAGTGACAAAACGAGCCGTTCCCTTCTTTTTACTGGAGCTGGCAATTATGTGTGCTAGAGTGGTCTGAAAGACAACCAAACACATACAAAGCAATATGTTTAAAACATATGCAATACCTATATGGCATCTTTAATCTTCAG from Enoplosus armatus isolate fEnoArm2 chromosome 14, fEnoArm2.hap1, whole genome shotgun sequence includes the following:
- the wrnip1 gene encoding ATPase WRNIP1, which codes for MANEMTSTAPDSVQCPVCFKDFTPATINGHLDACLLKSVADSGPSTADESEPPLKKCRTSAEREPPSPSVNTTAASSSPTAATSSSAVFSLFQTNKSKGSVQSSERSGLLSSKQTAAAAVNRGIKRNLLSEAEPGPAGTENPRSQPSVSNGQTVKTCNDLSPRTLLTIGKPLADTLRPNTLEEYFGQSKVVGQQTLFRSLLDSQEIPSLIIWGPPGCGKTTLAHIIASSSKKKGTARFVTLSATSTSTNEVREVIKQAQNELRLCKRKTILFIDEIHRFNKSQQDTFLPHVECGTVTLIGATTENPSFQVNAALLSRCRVLVLEKLSVEAMASILDRAVATLGIRVLGQDPANPKDQDQSDGHEPKIFIEQKALDTIAYLCDGDARAGLNGLQLAVQAQVSLARPNPLGQDGSQEILIKEDHIKEGLQRSHILYDKAGEEHYNCISALHKSMRGSNENASLYWLGRMLEGGEDPLYVARRLVRFASEDVGMADPSALPQAVSVFQACHFIGMPECEVILAQCAVYLARAPKSVQIYKAYANVKACLRNHQGPLPPVPLHLRNAPTKLMKQLGYAKGYKYNPAFSGPVEQEYLPKELQGIDFFTWTPSDP